One window from the genome of Nicotiana tomentosiformis chromosome 5, ASM39032v3, whole genome shotgun sequence encodes:
- the LOC108948315 gene encoding uncharacterized protein: MELEHRRWMYNRNYSNRELREEFIEGVAGFIAWAKILYEFLTGGMIRCPCVKCKCDKFLKPEDIKDHLYKKGFMKNYFVWIFHGEIDANPGVVDFQKTFSGESSPFVEKNFKNSRFNKMVKDAYGMYSGVQSQPSVVAKRFYEHLEEASHPLYEGSMHSKLSIAHRLLFIKSHWNVSVAAIDYIIGLMNELDPNKIGLPNNYYTAKKLVPNHGEVGALDGLQRLIIAPDGTTGFFPNTLSTSVVMDCIIPFYRDAWITWREIERPDVELL; encoded by the exons ATGGAACTTGAACATCGCagatggatgtataataggaactATTCTAATCGGGAGTTGAGAgaggaatttatagaaggggttgcAGGATTTATTGCTTGGGCGAAAATACTTTATGAATTTCTTACCGGAGGGAtgattaggtgcccttgtgtgaaATGCAAATGTGATAAGTTTTTGAAACCCGAGGACATTAAAGATCATCTTTATAAGAAGggttttatgaaaaattattttgtgtGGATTTTTCACGGAGAAATTGATGCTAATCCTGGTGTTGTCGATTTTCAAAAAACATTTAGCGGTGAGAGTAGTCCATTTGTGGAGAAGAATTTtaaaaattctcgattcaataaAATGGTTAAGGATGCTTATGGGATGTACTCAGGTGTTCAATCCCAACCAAGTGTCGTGGCTAAGCGCTTCTATGAACActtagaggaagctagtcatcCGCTATATGAAGGCTCAATGCATTCTAAGTTGTCTATTGCACATAGATTACTTTTTATTAAATCGCATTGGAATGTTTCGGTAGCGGCCATAGACTATATCATTGGGCTTATGAATGAACTTGATCCGAATAAAATTGGCTTACCCAATAATTACTACACGGCAAAGAAATTGGTTCCCAATCATGGAGAGGTTGGAGCGTTGGATGGTCTTCAGAGGTTGATTATCGCTCCCGATGGGACTACTGG GTTTTTTCCCAACACGCTATCTACGAGTGTGGTTATGGATTGTATTATACCATTTTATCGTGATGCTTGGATTACCTGGAGAGAAATAGAGAGACCAGATGTGGAATTACTTTAG
- the LOC104115313 gene encoding heavy metal-associated isoprenylated plant protein 39-like has product MKKFILKLDLEDDREKRKALKTVAALPGIDEISMDMKGKTLTIIGTVDPVIVVSKLRKFWATEIMLVGPKEEPKKEEQKEEGKKEEESSKEEAKKEEPNKEGEDKKEETKKERAVVGMVMPYRPYYHHPPPMHTYNYQVHHSIEENPNACAIC; this is encoded by the exons ATGAAG AAATTTATTCTGAAATTAGATTTGGAAGATGATAGAGAAAAAAGGAAGGCCTTGAAAACTGTGGCTGCTCTTCCAG GAATCGATGAAATTTCAATGGATATGAAAGGTAAGACATTAACCATTATTGGGACAGTTGATCCAGTAATTGTGGTGAGCAAATTGCGCAAATTTTGGGCAACAGAAATAATGTTAGTAGGACCAAAAGAGGAACCaaagaaagaagaacaaaaagagGAAGGCAAGAAAGAGGAAGAATCATCCAAAGAGGAAGCAAAGAAAGAGGAGCcaaacaaagaaggagaagacaagaaagaagaaacaaaaaaggAAAGAGCAGTGGTAGGCATGGTAATGCCATATAGACCTTATTATCATCATCCTCCTCCTATGCACACATATAATTACCAAGTTCATCACAGCATAGAAGAAAATCCTAATGCATGTGCTAtatgttaa